CTGGCCGAACACGCCGCTCATTCAAGCACCTTCCCATCTCTGCCGGTCGCCCGGTACAGCGTCTCCCCACCGGGGAGCTGCTCCGTGTCCACCGGCACCGTTGGCGGGTCCCCGCCGAGCGTCGTGAACCAGCAGGCTGCGTCGACCGACCGCGCGACCGCACGTGTGGGACGGTGCAGTTCTGGCGGCAGGTTCCGTGCGAAGACGACGTCCGCGCCGGCGTACACGGAGCGGTCCGGGTCGGTCACGTCGTCGACGACGAACCGCACGCCGTCGGGAACCGGCCGCGGGTCGATGTCGGTCGCGGTCACTGCGACGCCCTCGGCGGCCAGCCTGCCGGCTACACCGGGCCGATTCCCCACCCCGACCTCGACGACAGAATCGACAGACAACAGCCGGCTGACCAGTTCTGTCTCGGGGTCGTTCACGTCGGGATATTTATGAGACGGCGTCGCATATACGTTCGCATGCACGTCGATATCGTACCCGTGGGCGAGGTCTCCGCCCAGGTAAAGCGGGAGGCCTCCGATGGATTGCGGTCCGTCTACGACTGCGAGGTCTCCATGCACGAACCACAGCCCATCCCGAAGGGTGCGTACGACGCCGACCGAGATCAGTATCGAGCCGAGGAGCTCATCGACCTCGTCCGCCGGGTCGGGGCCGGCGACAAGAACATCGGCATCACGCCGATGGACCTGTTCTACCGCCGCCGGAACTACGTCTTCGGGCTCGCCTACCTCGGTGGCTCCGGCAGCGTCATCTCGACCTATCGGCTGCAGACCTCCTCAGACGGCGGGTTCTCGAACCGCTCGGCCAGCGAAATCTTCTCGGCCCGCGTCCGGAAGGAGATCGTCCACGAGATCGGCCACACCATCGGACTGGAGCACTGTGACAACAAGCGCTGCGTGATGAACTTCTCGCCGACGGTCAGACAGGTCGACGTCAAGGAGGCGTCGCTCTGTGGTTCCTGTCAGCGTGACGTCCTCTGAGCCGGCCGGAATTCACCTAACGTGTTAGGTAACTCGGATAGGTTCTCTCATCCGCTACATGTAATTGCGATGAGTAAGAGTCAATCCCGCGACCGCGCGAAGGAACTCGGCGACATCTTCGTCTCGGTCACTGGCGGCGAATCGGTCACCGAACAGCAGAACGACGGGCCCTCCGACCGCGAACTGCGACCGGACGACGAGTTCGACGACGAGGACGTCGCCGACGGCCTCGACGACGCCGTTGCCGGTGCCGAGACGGGTGACACGTCCGACCCTGCGGCCTGAATAGCGCCACCGTCGACGCACCCTCCAACCCTCCAGAACCGGACTGTGGCACCGTTTTACTGTTTTCCGTCGACCCAGCGCCGCCAGTGTCGCTCAGATGCTGAACTCGAAGAGTTCGTCGCCGACGTGGTGGATGGACTGGACGACCTTGCCGCTCTCGCCGACCATGTCGTCGCCGTCGGTCATCGCCCGGCCGACGGCGAGGAACTTCCCGTGGGTCTCCTCGTTGATGGCGACCAGGTCGCCCTCGCTGATGTCGGCGTCGGCCTCGGTGATTCCCGGTCGCATGATGTCCGCGCCGTCGGAGACGAACGAGATGGCGCCGGCGTCGACGGTCACGACGTGTTTCTGTGGGGGATGGGCGTTCGCGCCCTGGACGGTGAGGAACGGCTCCTCATCTATGTAGAGCACGAGCGGGTCCCCGTCCACGAGGACGACGTCCCAGTCGCTGTCCGCGAACTCGACCTTCTCGAAACTGTCGGCGTCCAGCTCGACGCCGAGGTTGGCCGAGAGCGCGTCGGTGATGCTGCCGACCTCGTCCGAACGGAGATGGTGGCGGGATTTGACTTCCATACCCGTGTCTGTGCGGGGCCGGCGGGTAAGCGTAACGAACCCGCGGAGCCTTTTGTTCGGCGGCGCCATAACCCGTGTATGCGCGTCGTCACCCTGCTGCCCTCGGCGACAGAAATCGTCTACGCCCTGGGTGTTTCCCCCGTCGGCGTCTCCCACGAGTGTGACTACCCGCCGGCCGCCAGAGAGCAACCCGCGGTCAACCGCTCGCGGGTCGACCCCGACGCCTCGAGCAGTGACATCAACGAGCAGGTCGCGGCCGCCGAGGCGGGCGACGGGGTCTATGCCGTCGACCGCGAGACGCTGGCCGACCTCGCCCCGGACCTCGTCGTCACCCAGGGCGTCTGTGACGTCTGTGCCGTCGACCACGTCCAGGTCGCCGACGCCGTCGCCGACCTCGGCCTCGACTGCGAGGTGCTGACGCTCGACGTCCACAGCCTCGACGACCTCTTCGAGTCCATCCACCGCGTCGGGGCGGCCATCGACCGGCCCGACCGGGCAGTCGACCTCGTCGCCGACCTCCGCGAACGCGTGGCAGCGGTCGAACAGACCGCGGCCCGTGCCACCGAGACGCCCAGCGTCGCCGTCCTCGACTGGCTCGACCCGGTGATGGTCGCCGGCCACTGGATTCCCGAGCTGGTCGAACTGGCCGGCGGTCGCTACGAGATGGCCGAACACGGCGCTCACTCCCGGCCCCGCGAGTGGACCGAGGTTCGCGAGTACGACCCCGAAGTGCTGGTCGCCGCGCCCTGTGGGTTCGACGTCGCCCAGACCAGCGAGAACCTCGACGATTTGACCGAGCGACCGGGGTTCGACGACCTCCGGGCCGTCCGCGAGGGGCGCGCCGCCGTGATGGACGGCCACCACTTCGTCAACCGCTCGGGGCCACGGCTGGTCGAGACCCTGGAGTACCTGGCCGCGCTCCTCCATCCGGACCTGTTCGACGCGCCGCCGGGCGACGCCGTGCGTGACCTGGCGACGCTGCGCGCCTAGAGCGTCGAGAGCGCGACGTAGACGTTGCCCGCGATGACGAGCGTCCCCGCGGCGATGACGGCGACGAACCAGGCCCGCCACAGGGGCACCGACTCGACGATGTCGCGGCACTCGAGTAAGACCACGCCGACGAACAGGACGACGGCTCCCTTCACCAGCGGAATCAACAGCGGTTCTATCGAGAACAGGAGCCGGAGCCACGGGTTCTGCTCGTGCCTGATGCCGACGGCCTCGGCCGCCAGCAGCGTCGAGACGGCGTCACCGAAGCCCCAGACGAGCACCACCGCGAACACGAGCTCTACGTACCCCGGTCGGACCACTCGCGAGAGGAGCGCTGCGGGACGGCTGACGTCGGCTTGAGGGCGTGACATGGGGGCGGGACTGTCTACCCCCGCTACGGACCGAACTGGCATAACTCTCTACGGTCTTCGCGCCGGCGACGGCCGTCTGTCAGTCGCCCGTCAGCGAACACTGCCCGTCGTAGCTGGCCTCGCTGACCGTCTCGATGACGGGGTCCGCCCCGCAGACCGGGCATTCCGAGCGTTTCGTTACCGGCACCTCGTCGACGTGCATCTCGCCGGCGTCGTAGACCAGCAGGCGGCCGTCGAGCGACTCGCCGTAGTCCATCGCGAGTTTGATGACCTCCGTCGCCTGCATACAGCCGATAGTCCCCGGGAGGACGCCCAGTACCCCGGCGGTCGCGCAGTCCGGGACGGTCCCCTCCGGCGGCGCTTCGGGGAACAGACACCGGTAACAGGGTCCCTCGCCGGTGAAGGTCGTCACCTGCCCCTCGAAGCGGAAGACGGCGCCGTGCGAGAAGGGGACGCCCGCGAGCGTGCAGGCGTCGTTGACGAGAAATCTGGTAGGGAAGTTGTCCGAGGCGTCGACGACGATGTCGTAGGACTCGACGAGGTCCGGCGCGTTCCCGGTCGTGAACCGCGTCTGGTGCTGTTCGACGGTGACGTCCGGGTTGAGGTCGGTGACGAACGCTGCGGCGCTCTCGACTTTCGGCCGGCCCACGTCGCTATCGGCGTGGATGACCTGGCGCTGGAGGTTCGACCGCTCGACCACGTCGTCGTCGACGATACCCAGCGTCCCGACGCCGGCGGCCGCGAGGTACTGCAGGACCGGCGACCCGAGGCCCCCGGCGCCGACGACGAGCACCGACGACTCCAACAGCGCCGCCTGTCCCTCGGGCCCCACCCCGTCCATGATGACGTGCCGCGAGTAGCGGTCGAGCTGTTCGGGGTCGAGGTTCGGGCGCATACGGCCCGTTGACCGTCGAGCAAGATAAATCGCGGGATGGGCCTGTTCGGCCGGTTCAGTTGTTGCGCTGGAGGTCCGCGACCATGTCGTCCATCCGCCGGTTGATGTCGGCGACCCGGTCGGTCTGCGCGACGGCGTCGTCGGCGATCTCTGCCGTGCTCTCGGCGATCTCCTCGGCAGCGTCGGTGGCCTGGTCGACCATGCTCGCGACCTCCTCGGTGGAGGCCGCCTGCTGGTCGGTCGCCGTCGCGACCTCCTCGATACCGTGGTTGACCTCTTTGACGGTGTCGCCGATCTCGGTCAGAATCTCGGTCGACTCCTCGACGGTGTCGATGCCCGCCTCTATCTCCTCGTTGCTCGCCTCGAGGCTCTCGACGGCGTTCCTCGTGTCGTCCTGGATGCCGTCGATCATCCCCTCGATGGTCGTCGCCTGCTCCTGGGACTCCTCGGCGAGGCTCTTGACCTCGTCGGCGACGACGGCGAACCCTTCGCCGGCCTCGCCGGCCCGCGCGGCCTCGATGGAGGCGTTCAGCGCGAGCATGTTGGTCTGGTCGGCGATGTCGTTGATGACGTCGACGATGGCGTCGATCTCCTCGACGCTCGCCTGGATGGTCCTGACGTCCTCGGCGACGCTGTCGGCGGCCGTCTGGATGCTCTCCATAGCCTCGTGGACGTCCTCGGCGTTGCCCTGGCCGCGCTCGGCGAGCTCCTTCGCCTCGCGGGCGGCCGCCGAGACCTCCTCGGAGGAGGAGGCGATTTCTTCGACGGACGCAGAGAGGTTCGACACCTCGCTCGCCACCTCGGACATCCCCTCGTACTGTTCGGCCGCCTGCTGGCGGATGTCGTCGGTCTCCTCGGCGATGTCGACCGAGGAGTCCTCCAGCTCGGCCAGCCCGGTCTGTATCTCGCTCGCGGCATCGTGGTCGTAGCCTGCCTGCCGGTCGATGTCTGCTGCGACGTCGCTCTGGATATCGGCGTCGATGTCGTCGTCGATATCTGCGTCGGTCGCGATCTCCGTCGTACCCAGGCCAGTATCGCTCATTGTGCCCGGATCTGACCGTTGCGACTTAAAAAAGGGTGTACCAAACGCTATCGTCGCTGATACTGGCCCCGTCAGCAGTCGTACAGGTCGCGGTACTTCTCGTCGGCGTACTCGACGAAGTAGTCGGCGCTGAACGCCTCGCCGGTCGCTTCCTCGATGAGGTCGTCGGTCGTGTACCGAGCGCCGTGGCGGTGGATGTGTTCGGTCAGCCACTCGTGGATGGGGCCGAACTCGCCGGCGCGAACAGTTCCGTCGAAGTCGTCGACGTCCGCATCGACGTGGTGGGCCAGTTGCGCGGCCAGCACGGACCCAAGCGAGTAGGTCGGGAAGTAGCCGATGGCGCCGTTCGTCCAGTGGATGTCCTGGAGACAGCCCTCGGCGTCGGTGTCGGGGCGGACGCCCAGGTACTGTTCCATCTTGTCGTTCCACACCTGCGGGACTTCCTCGACTTCGAGGTCGCCACGGATGAGGTCGCGCTCGATTTCGAACCGAAGCACGATGTGCATGTGGTAGGTCAGTTCGTCGGCTTCGACGCGGATGAGGTTGTCATCGTACACCTCGTTTGCGGCCTCGTAGAACTCGCGGGGCGTGGCGTCGGTCCCGAGGTGGTCGTTGACCGTGGGGGCAAAGAGGTCCCAGAAGGGCCGGGAGCGACCGACGTGGTTCTCCCAGAAGCGCGACTGGGACTCGTGGACCGACAGGTCGCGGTTGTCCCCCAGCGGCGTGCCGTACTCCTCGCGGGGGAGGCCCTGCGTGTAGGTCGCGTGCCCGAACTCGTGGATGGTCGAGCCCAGCGCGTCCAGCGGGTCGTCGGGCGTGAACCGGGTCGTCACGCGCGCGTCGAACTGGGTCCCCGTGGAGAACGGATGGGGCGCGGTGTCGAGGCGGCCGCGGTCCCAGTCGTAGCCCAGCGTGTCGAGGGCCGCTTCGACAAGCGCGTGTTGCGTGTCGTCGTCGTATGTTCCCTCGAAGGGACTTGCGAGGGTCACGTCGCTGGCGGCGATGTCGTCGATAAGCGGGACGAGTTCCTCGCGGAGCGTCGTCAGCACCGCCTCGGCGGTGTCGATGCCCAGATACGGCTCGTACTCCTCGAACAGCACCTCGTAGGGGTCCCGGTCGGGGTCGATGGCTTCGGCGTACTCCCGGCGCAGGTCGACCATCTCCCGGAGGGTGTCGGCGAAGGCGTCGAAGTCGTCGTCGGCCTTGGCCTCCTTCCAGACCGGCAGGGCGTTCGAGGACGCCTCCGAGAGACGCTCGACGAGGTCCGACGGGACTCGAACCGCGCGCTCGTGGTCCCGGCGTACCTCGCGGACGACGGCTTCCTGTTCGGCGTCGAGGTCCGCGTCCCCGAGCTCGTCGAGCCACCCGGCCAGCTGGTCGTCGGTCAGCAGCTCGTGGTGTAGCGTCGAGATGGCCGACGACTGCTTCGCGCGGGCGGGCGTCCCCGCGTCCGGCATCATCACCTGCTGGTCCCACTGCAGGACGCCGCCGGCGTCGCCGACGTAGTGGAGCCGCTTGACGTGGTCGATGAACGCCTCGTACGTCGATTCGACGTCCTCGCTGGTTGTTGCCATGCCCCCACGTTAGTGCGGCGACACTAAAGGGCCGACGCAGGCGGAAAGGCGTGCGCGCATTCCCTCAGTCGGCCGGCCACTCTCTCGCGACCTGCTCGTAGATGGCCCGACAGCGCTCCAGCACAGCGAGCGAGACGCTCTCGTCGGCGGTGTGGGCCTCGCCCGGTTCGGCCGCGCCCAGGACCACACACTGGGTGCCGGCCTGCGAGAGCCACCCCGCGTCGGTCGCGTGAGGCTTGACGACGTGTTCGGGCAGCTCGGCCTGATTGTCCGTGGCCGCGTCCAGCACGAACTCGGCGAAGTTGGTGTCCTCGCACGCCATCGGCGGGAGGTCCTGGTCGACTTGCCAGGTGACCCCCGCTATGTCTTCGACTCGGTCCAACGGCGCACGCTCGCCGGGAACGGTCCGCTCGTCCACCGTCGCCTCGCAGCGCTCGGGGATGACGTTCCACGCCGACCCGCCGTCGATTTCGGTGACTGCGACGCTCCCGGAGAGGTGGTGGCCCAGTACCTCTGTCTCCGGGAACGCCAGGTCGCGAACGACGTCGACGGCATCCGTCGCGCGGTAGATGGCGTTCTCACCGGCCTCGGTCTCGCTGGCGTGGGCGGCCGCCCCCTCCGCGACGATGGTCGACCCGCGCCGGCCCTTGTGGGCGACGGCGACGTCTGTGACTCCCGGCGCGGAGTACCCCGTCGACCCCTCGCCGACGACGGCGTAGTCCGGCGAAAAGCCGTCCTCGATGGCCGCCTGACAACCCAGGCCCCCCTGCTCCTCGCCGACGAAGGAGGCGAAGACCAGTTCCGCCCCGTCCAGGGGGTCGGCGTCGCGGAACGCCAGCATCGCCGCAGCGACGCAGCCCTTCATGTCGGCGGTACCGCGACCGTACAGGCGTCCGTCGCGCTCCTCGACGAGGTAGTGGCCGTCGTCGTCGACCTGCGAGTCGTCCGGCGGGACGACGTCGTGGTGGCCGACCAGCGCGAGCGATGTCTCGCCATCGCCGCGCCGCGCCAGGACGTTCCCGTGGTCGTCGCGGGCCACCGCGGCGTCGGTGTGGGTCCGGAGCCACTCCTCGACGTAGTCGCCAGCGGCGGTCTCGTCCTCGTGACTCCCCGTCGCGACCAGTTCTCTCGTGAGTTCGGTGAGGTCCATACCGGACGCTCTCGGGCCATCGGTTTGTGTCTTGCTCGAAAACGAGTCAGTCAGTCGTCGTTCGGAAGCGGGCCCACGAAGTTCAGGCCGTACCTTGCACCGACGGTGTAGATTCCTTCGGAAACCCCCGTATCAGGACCCTTATCAATCGACGGTATCGTATCAGTGGTATGGAAATCGTACCGGACACGAGCGTGGTCGTCGACGGCCGCGTGTCCGAACAGGTCGAAGCCGACGCTGACCCTGATTCACCGGAGAGCGGCAAGGGCTTTGCCGGCGCGACGGTGGTCATGCCGGAGGCCGTCGTCGGCGAACTCGAAGCACAGGCCAACGACGGCCGACAGACCGGCTGGGAGGGCCTCGAGGAGCTCCGGCGGCTGGTCGAACTCGCCGAGGACGGACTCATCGAGGTCGAGTACGTCGGTCGGCGGCCCGACGCCGTGGAGAAACGCGACGCCGGCGAGGGTGAAATCGACGCGCTCATCCGCGACGTGGCCGACGACCGCGGCGCGGTCCTGGTCACGAGCGACGACGTCCAGGCCGAGGTGGCTCGCGCGAAGGGTATCCGGGTCGAGTACATCGAACCGCGGGGTCGCTCGGTCGACCACCTCCAGATCGAGAACTTCTTCGACGAGGCGACGATGAGCGTCCACCTGAAAGTGGGCGTCGCCCCGTTCGCGAAGAAGGGCGACATCGGCGACATGCACTACCAGCCGATTCGCGACGAGAAGGCAACGGAGGCCGAACTTCGCGAGTACGCCGCCGACATCGAAGACAGCACCCGCGGGTCGCCCGACGGCTTCGTCGAACTCGACGAGCCGGGGATGACCATCATCCAGTTCCGCGACCTCCGTATCGCCATCGCCCGCCCGCCGTTCTCGGACGCACTCGAAATCACGGCCGTCCGACCCATCGTCAAGACCGAACTCGACGACTACGAGTACGCCGACGAACTGCGTGACCGGTTCACCGAACACCAGCGCGGCGTCCTCATCTCCGGATCGCCCGGCGCGGGGAAGTCGACGTTCGCCCAGGCCGTCGCGGAGTTCCTGGTCGACGCCGACTACTCGGTCAAGACGATGGAGAAGCCACGGGACCTCCAGGTCGGCCCGAACGTCACCCAGTACACCGCCCTCGACGGGTCGATGGAGAAGACCGCCGACTCCCTGTTGATGGTCCGGCCCGACTACACCATCTACGACGAGGTCAGGAAGACCGACGACTTCGAGGTCTTCGCCGACATGCGTCTCGCGGGCGTCGGGATGGTCGGCGTCGTCCACGCGACCCGCGCTATCGACGCACTCCAGCGCCTCATCGGCCGGGTCGAACTCGGCCTCATCCCGCAGATCGTCGACACTGTCGTCTACATCGAGGCCGGGCAGGTCCACACCGTCTACGACGTCACGACCGAGGTCAAGGTCCCCGCGGGCCTCATGGAGGAGGACCTGGCCCGCCCGGTCATCATGGTCAAGGACTTCGCGACCGACGCGCCAGCCTTCGAGATCTACACGTTCAACAACCAGGTCGTCACCGTCCCGCTGGACGACGACGACGATGGCGAGGACTCCGGCGTCGACCGCCTCGCCAAGCAGGAGGTCGAACGAGAGATTCGCTCCATCGCGCGCGGCCACGTCGAGGTGGAACTGCGCGGCCCGAACACCGCCGTGGTGTGGGTCGAGGACGACGACATCTCGCAGGTCATCGGCAAGGGCGGCGGCCGCATCACCGACGTGGAGAACCGCCTCGGTATCGACATCGACGTCCGGACCTTCGAGGAACGGCCCAGCGGCCCCTCGGGCGGTCCGCAGACCGACGCCGGCGGCAAGCAGGGCGAAATCGTCCAGCCCGAGGTGACGTCCCGGCACATCATCGTCCCGCTGGACGGCCACTCGGGCGACACCGTCGAGGTACAGGCCGACGGTGAGTACCTCTTTACGGCGACCGTCTCCCGTGGGGGCGAGATACAGGTCTCGCGCGGGTCGGGCATCGCCGAGGAGTTGGAACGGGCCATCGACCGTGGGAACACCATCACCGTGGTCCCGTCGTAGACGCGAGCCAGCGCACCGCACGAAACCGGGACTATCCTTTAACCTGCTTCGGCGCCTAGAGATAGCAACCAGATGCTGGAAGACGAGTTCGGTCGCGAGGTCACCGGCGTCCGCGTCTCGCTGACCGACCGGTGTAACTTCGACTGCGTCTACTGCCACAACGAGGGGCTGGGCGACACGCGCGGCCCGATGGACCCACAGGACGACGAACTCGGGACCGACGCTGTCGTCCGGTTTCTCGAAGTCGCCCACGACTTTGGCGTCGGTGCGGTGAAGTTCACCGGCGGCGAACCGATGCTCAGAGACGACCTCGAAGCCATCGTTCGGCGCACGCCCGACGACATGGCGGTGTCGATGACGACCAACGGCACCTTCCTCCCGGGCCGGGCCGAGGGGCTCGTCGATGCGGGGCTCGACCGCGTCAACGTCTCGCAGGACGCGCTGGACGCCGAGGCGTTCGCCGAACTCACGCAGAGCGGCGCGTACGACCGGGTCCTCGAAGGCGTCGAGGCGGCCCTCGACGCGGGACTCGCGCCGGTGAAACTCAACATGGTCGTCTTCGAGCCGACGGCGGGCTACGTCCCGGGGATGGTCGACCACGTCGCCGAGAACGACGGGCTCCAGCTGCAGCTCATCGAGTACATGCCGGAGCTCGCGGGCCACCCGGAGTGGGCCGTCGACATCCAGCGGGTTCACGACTGGCTCGAGGCCCAGGCCGACCACGTCGAGACCCGCGCGATGCACGACCGGAAGCGCTACTTCGTCAGCAGCGAGGCGGCCGCGCGAGCCGAGAACGGGACCGTGGCGGCCGCCGACGGCGGTGGCGATGCCGCCGGGCTGGGGATGGTCGAGATTGTCGACCCTGTCGGGAACGCCGACTTCTGTGCGAACTGCCACCGGGTCCGGCTCACGCACGACGGCTACCTCAAGGGGTGTCTGAACCGCAACGACGACCTCGTCGCCATCGGCGAGACGAAGGCCTCGATGCGCGAGGCCTTCCGGACGACCGTCGCCGAGCGGGTCCCCTACTATGGCGAGTACATGATCGAAGAGGACGGCGAGTGGACGTTCAACGAGGCCTACCGGGACAGCGAGGGCGACCGGACGCCCTACGAGTACTCGAAGGACGACTGAGAGGGGGTATCGGAGTCGTTCAGCGAGTCGCTCCCGAGAGGTGGAATTTCTGTCGCGAGCAAATCCGCGAGCGACCGAAACGGAATCCGTGCCCAAGGAGATCTCCTCCCGTTCAAATTCGGGAGACGCCACCCAACCACCAGCACTGAACCCTGAAAGCCGCCTATGTGTAGCTATCGACGAGTGCCGAGACCTCGTCGATGTAGTTCTCGCGGACTCGTCGGTTCGACATCTCCTGGACGTGCGTCGACGTCTGGTCGATACTCGGGCTCGTTCCGAGCGGTCGGTCCACGAGGTCGTACTGCGAGATCAGTTCGACCGGCCCCTCGACCGCTTCGAGGTTGTCGATGACGGCGTCGATCGCTCCCCGGATCTCGGTCCGCTCGGCGAAGTCGGGGCACCGGGTTATCCACCCGCGGTCGTTATCGTGTTCGTACGCGGCCCATATATCCGCCTCGAAGAATCTCGTCTCGCCCCGGTATTCGATGTTCGAGGCGTCATCGTCCTTGACGTAGATTGCGTACTCGGGCGCTTCCTGATCGAGACCGAAGATCGAGAAGAAATCGTCCCACTCGGTCGGCAAGTCGTCGAGCTGACCGGTCAACGCGACGTCCCACACGTGTGTACTGGCGGTCGTGTGCTCGTCGCGCCAGGCGTCGAGACGGGTCTCGTCTACGAAGACGGGGATCGAATTTCGACCGATCCCTTCGTACAGGCCGGCGTAGTAGACGCCTTCCATCGGCTCCAGGCGGACGACCGGTTGTCCCGAGCCGATGCTGACGAGCGCGTCGATACTGGCTGGAGCCTCCGTCGAAAGTGCGTCTCTGAACTCGAAGTGCCGCTGTTTGATGAGCCGCGGATCCCCGAAGATCATCGGAGCGTACAGAGAGAGCGTCCCTTCGACCGTAACGTAGGTCCCGGTATCGAGCGTGTCCCGACGGTGTGCGTTCCAGAACTCCTTGACACCGCCGATTTCGTCGACACCTCCGTCCAGGACGACGGATTTCCGCTGGTGATAGGCACTCGCGGCGTTGACCCCCAACGTCAGTGCCCCGAGCGTCGCCGAGATCGGATCGACCATACCGTAGGCTAACAGACGGTACCATTTAACAGCAACCGATATCGATGCCGAACTGCGATACTGCGTCACCATCCCCACCCTCGTGAAGGTCAGTGAACAGGGAGTCAGTATCGTGTTCTCTCCAGCAGTTCGAGTCTGCAAGCGACAGAGATTCGAACACCGCTGCCGGTCGAACGACTCGTTCGGTCTGCCCGGCTCCGATGAACCCTCTGACTACGGCTCCAGGCTGTCGATCGACCGTTCGAGAGCACTGACACCCGGTTTTTCTACTCTCTCTGGGGCCGCGTATACGCCGACACGCTGGGTCCCGAGCGAAACGAACCCGAGCCCGAGTTTTTCGGCGGTCGACTGAAGCCCGAGTCCCGCATCCGCCTGTCCGGCGAGGACCTTCCGGGCCGGACTCTCGTGTGCGTTCGTCGTCAGCCCGTAGCCCGAGATGGCGGC
This DNA window, taken from Haloarcula ordinaria, encodes the following:
- a CDS encoding UPF0146 family protein, which translates into the protein MNDPETELVSRLLSVDSVVEVGVGNRPGVAGRLAAEGVAVTATDIDPRPVPDGVRFVVDDVTDPDRSVYAGADVVFARNLPPELHRPTRAVARSVDAACWFTTLGGDPPTVPVDTEQLPGGETLYRATGRDGKVLE
- a CDS encoding archaemetzincin family Zn-dependent metalloprotease, translated to MHVDIVPVGEVSAQVKREASDGLRSVYDCEVSMHEPQPIPKGAYDADRDQYRAEELIDLVRRVGAGDKNIGITPMDLFYRRRNYVFGLAYLGGSGSVISTYRLQTSSDGGFSNRSASEIFSARVRKEIVHEIGHTIGLEHCDNKRCVMNFSPTVRQVDVKEASLCGSCQRDVL
- a CDS encoding RNA-binding protein, encoding MEVKSRHHLRSDEVGSITDALSANLGVELDADSFEKVEFADSDWDVVLVDGDPLVLYIDEEPFLTVQGANAHPPQKHVVTVDAGAISFVSDGADIMRPGITEADADISEGDLVAINEETHGKFLAVGRAMTDGDDMVGESGKVVQSIHHVGDELFEFSI
- a CDS encoding cobalamin-binding protein produces the protein MRVVTLLPSATEIVYALGVSPVGVSHECDYPPAAREQPAVNRSRVDPDASSSDINEQVAAAEAGDGVYAVDRETLADLAPDLVVTQGVCDVCAVDHVQVADAVADLGLDCEVLTLDVHSLDDLFESIHRVGAAIDRPDRAVDLVADLRERVAAVEQTAARATETPSVAVLDWLDPVMVAGHWIPELVELAGGRYEMAEHGAHSRPREWTEVREYDPEVLVAAPCGFDVAQTSENLDDLTERPGFDDLRAVREGRAAVMDGHHFVNRSGPRLVETLEYLAALLHPDLFDAPPGDAVRDLATLRA
- the ubaA gene encoding SAMP-activating enzyme E1, whose protein sequence is MRPNLDPEQLDRYSRHVIMDGVGPEGQAALLESSVLVVGAGGLGSPVLQYLAAAGVGTLGIVDDDVVERSNLQRQVIHADSDVGRPKVESAAAFVTDLNPDVTVEQHQTRFTTGNAPDLVESYDIVVDASDNFPTRFLVNDACTLAGVPFSHGAVFRFEGQVTTFTGEGPCYRCLFPEAPPEGTVPDCATAGVLGVLPGTIGCMQATEVIKLAMDYGESLDGRLLVYDAGEMHVDEVPVTKRSECPVCGADPVIETVSEASYDGQCSLTGD
- a CDS encoding methyl-accepting chemotaxis protein; the protein is MSDTGLGTTEIATDADIDDDIDADIQSDVAADIDRQAGYDHDAASEIQTGLAELEDSSVDIAEETDDIRQQAAEQYEGMSEVASEVSNLSASVEEIASSSEEVSAAAREAKELAERGQGNAEDVHEAMESIQTAADSVAEDVRTIQASVEEIDAIVDVINDIADQTNMLALNASIEAARAGEAGEGFAVVADEVKSLAEESQEQATTIEGMIDGIQDDTRNAVESLEASNEEIEAGIDTVEESTEILTEIGDTVKEVNHGIEEVATATDQQAASTEEVASMVDQATDAAEEIAESTAEIADDAVAQTDRVADINRRMDDMVADLQRNN
- a CDS encoding carboxypeptidase M32 is translated as MATTSEDVESTYEAFIDHVKRLHYVGDAGGVLQWDQQVMMPDAGTPARAKQSSAISTLHHELLTDDQLAGWLDELGDADLDAEQEAVVREVRRDHERAVRVPSDLVERLSEASSNALPVWKEAKADDDFDAFADTLREMVDLRREYAEAIDPDRDPYEVLFEEYEPYLGIDTAEAVLTTLREELVPLIDDIAASDVTLASPFEGTYDDDTQHALVEAALDTLGYDWDRGRLDTAPHPFSTGTQFDARVTTRFTPDDPLDALGSTIHEFGHATYTQGLPREEYGTPLGDNRDLSVHESQSRFWENHVGRSRPFWDLFAPTVNDHLGTDATPREFYEAANEVYDDNLIRVEADELTYHMHIVLRFEIERDLIRGDLEVEEVPQVWNDKMEQYLGVRPDTDAEGCLQDIHWTNGAIGYFPTYSLGSVLAAQLAHHVDADVDDFDGTVRAGEFGPIHEWLTEHIHRHGARYTTDDLIEEATGEAFSADYFVEYADEKYRDLYDC
- a CDS encoding M20 family metallopeptidase produces the protein MDLTELTRELVATGSHEDETAAGDYVEEWLRTHTDAAVARDDHGNVLARRGDGETSLALVGHHDVVPPDDSQVDDDGHYLVEERDGRLYGRGTADMKGCVAAAMLAFRDADPLDGAELVFASFVGEEQGGLGCQAAIEDGFSPDYAVVGEGSTGYSAPGVTDVAVAHKGRRGSTIVAEGAAAHASETEAGENAIYRATDAVDVVRDLAFPETEVLGHHLSGSVAVTEIDGGSAWNVIPERCEATVDERTVPGERAPLDRVEDIAGVTWQVDQDLPPMACEDTNFAEFVLDAATDNQAELPEHVVKPHATDAGWLSQAGTQCVVLGAAEPGEAHTADESVSLAVLERCRAIYEQVAREWPAD
- a CDS encoding PINc/VapC family ATPase gives rise to the protein MEIVPDTSVVVDGRVSEQVEADADPDSPESGKGFAGATVVMPEAVVGELEAQANDGRQTGWEGLEELRRLVELAEDGLIEVEYVGRRPDAVEKRDAGEGEIDALIRDVADDRGAVLVTSDDVQAEVARAKGIRVEYIEPRGRSVDHLQIENFFDEATMSVHLKVGVAPFAKKGDIGDMHYQPIRDEKATEAELREYAADIEDSTRGSPDGFVELDEPGMTIIQFRDLRIAIARPPFSDALEITAVRPIVKTELDDYEYADELRDRFTEHQRGVLISGSPGAGKSTFAQAVAEFLVDADYSVKTMEKPRDLQVGPNVTQYTALDGSMEKTADSLLMVRPDYTIYDEVRKTDDFEVFADMRLAGVGMVGVVHATRAIDALQRLIGRVELGLIPQIVDTVVYIEAGQVHTVYDVTTEVKVPAGLMEEDLARPVIMVKDFATDAPAFEIYTFNNQVVTVPLDDDDDGEDSGVDRLAKQEVEREIRSIARGHVEVELRGPNTAVVWVEDDDISQVIGKGGGRITDVENRLGIDIDVRTFEERPSGPSGGPQTDAGGKQGEIVQPEVTSRHIIVPLDGHSGDTVEVQADGEYLFTATVSRGGEIQVSRGSGIAEELERAIDRGNTITVVPS